In Moorena sp. SIOASIH, the genomic window TAGCCTCTTGAGTCGCTTGCGAACCCAAACTAAAAGATTTCTGTCATCTTCTGCTGCATCCAACAACCCCATTTTCCGCATCTGTTTTTGTCGCTCAGCTAATTCTTCCTGATGCTTGCCTAATTCCTGGACAATGATCTCAGATAGATCTGGATAGTCCTGCAATAGTTGTTTAAAACCTTTATTGCTAATTACAAATAATAGTGACTCTTCTAACGCTCTAACTGATGCTGTTCTTGGTACGCCTAACATTAACGAAAGTTCCCCAAAAAATTGACCTGCCTGAAGACTATTAAGAGTTTTGTTAATCCTCTCTACAAAGACTTCGACAGAACCAGCTAGGATAATATAAAACGCATCTCCAGGGTCGCCTTCATGAAATAAAATCTCTGAGGAACGTAAGCGCTTTCGGTATCCAATTTCAATTAATTGTCTTAGTTCTAATTCAGTAAAATTTTTAAAATAATCGACCTGCCGCAGTAAGTCACGTAAAGCTAAAGGTCTAGGTGTTTTAACTTTGAACGGCTGCTGATTTGATTGTTCAATATTTTCTTCAATAGTTTCAATATTTTGACTGTGAATCTCTCTCCCCATCAGGGCTTCAGGGTTGCGCAGCCAAAAATCCCTTTGAGGGAAAGGAATTGACAGTCCCTGCTGACGTAAATTATATTCAATAATAAAATTCAAAGAACTTCTTATAAAAGGTTCTTGATCAATTCGATTGACCCATACCCGAAGTTCAAAGTTTAAAGAACTATCACCAAACCCTTTAAAAAGAACTCTTGGTGTCGGCTCAGATAAGACAGATGGTTCTAAATAAGCAGATTTTAACAGGACTTCTGTCACTAATACTGGATCACTATCGTAAGCGACTCCTACAGGTATGTGTATACGAGCTTTATAGCTGTCAAAAGTCCAGTTAAGCATTCGGTTTTCCACCAAATGAGAGTTAGGAACTACTACATCTCCCCCCTCCCTTGTGCGGATGATTGTAGACCGCATGGAGACTTCTTTAACATATCCGGATAAGCCATCAAATTCAATGAAATCACCAACTCTTATTGTTCGTTCTAATAGTAATGTCACACCACTGATAAAGTTTTTAGTTATATCCTGTAGTCCAAAACCAATTCCAACCCCTAAGCCACCAGCAATAACGGCTAATGACCCCAATTCAAAGTTATTATTCAGAACAATTACAATGCCTAATATCCCAAATGCGTAGCTGATGATTGTAGCAATGACTGCTTGATTAGCTTCGTCAATCCCCATTTGGGGAAGTAGCTCTTGTTTTAGAAAGTTTTTGAGGGTACTAGCCAAAAAAATTACTATCATTAAAGACAGTACTATTTGGATTAATAATTTAATAGATACTTCAGTATTACCTACTTTAAAAATGATTGATTTAATTAGATCTAAACCCCCGATAAAATATATAATATATACCAATACAATTAAAATTGTATAACTAATTATTTTCGATAAAAATTCTCTTTTATTTGGATCATTTACTAGCTTATTAAGCAGTTTATAATTCAGGATTTTTTTGAAATCTTGAATTATAAATTTAGCAATTAAAAATAAAAAGATTAATTGAAGGATGGTGAGAAGAGATACAGGCACTTCTCCCAGTTGGAAGAGGGATTTTTTTAAGAATTTTGGAACTAATTTATCAAGAGGCATAAATAACTGCTTTTCAGCTATCAATCTATATTGATACCACTTAATTTTAGTATTATTTTACTATTCCGATCTCAGAGTTGCTATTTACCACTTTTCCCGCTTGCAACTCCCAGACCAGTGAAATTCATTGCACGACCGAGCATGAAGCGCTTTGAGCAACACAAGTACTTTTGAGTCAGGCACAAGCAACAAACCTGACAACAAAGCCTAAAAACCCCTTGCCACACTGACAAAATCAGTAATCAGCACACTAATCAGCAGTCAGTACTAGCTTCAAGTTAGCTTCAGAGATTATTACATATTATACCATGTTTGACAATGATGTGACGGTCTCTGTCAAATGTAATCACACCACGGTTATGGAGTTCTCCTAGAGTTTTAGTCACTGTGACCCGAGAGGTGCCGATGGCATTAGCTAGATTCTGATGGGTCATGCGCACACTCAAGCGAGTGCCTTCGGGAACTGGTTCCCCCATTTCCTGTTTCAACAAGAATAATAACTGCTGCAAGCGGTCTTCAACTCGGCGCAGTCCAGCGATCGCTAAAAGTGCTTCTGTCTGTTGTATCCTGTGACCTAGCTGATTGAATAGGGTGTGAGATAGATGAGGGGACGCCTCCAATTCAATCATCGAAAACCATTTAAGATGCACTTCGGATAAAGCTTGAGCCTGATAGGTGTCTAGAGCAGCCAACCCAATCCGGAAGGAGGTATCGGGCAATGCCCAACCTAGTAGCACTTCCTCTCCATCAAGGTTAATTTTACCAAAAAAATGGGTCTAAAGCCCCGTCCTTCGTTCGACGGCAATTCTAAGAGACAATGGGATTGAAAGTTGGCACCTTGTGTGCTAGAGTAAAAGTATAATCAATAGACTGTAGTAGCTAGATACTGTCTAAACATAAGTAGGCAACGTAAAAAATATGTAGAGCGTACATATTGCGTAATTGGGTCTAACGACTTAAATGTTTATGAAAGATTTAGATAAAAAAGTATCTAGGTATCTAGTTAAATAGATTTTGAAAAGGTACGGTGGGGCACACCGAAACCCAAGTCGGAAGACTAAATACGCTTGGGTCGAGGAGACCTCTATTTTTCCTGGCTCCGGCCTGGTTAAACAAGTCACCCCGTGGAAGCAAGAATCCCCGTCCTTCCAGGGCGGGGAGTGTCAATCAGTTGAACAATACCTTGACAGACTTGCCAGATCCCAGGTGCAACCAAAGGAATGATTTCCCCCTTTGAATACCAACGCAGCCGCTGTCGCTGTTTTTGTCCGTCTTGGGATATTCCGTGAAAAACCTTTTGGGTTAGAGGCATTGTTTATAAGTTCTGTAGCTTCATTAGCTCTATTAAACGCTCTTTGTAATGGCTAGGCAAAATGGTTTTGGTTTACCGTTGACTGTTGACCGTCCAGGGTTGACCGTACCATGTACTTAAGAGTAAACAGTCAACAGCCAGCATCCTAACTTGATTTCTCCCTACTTAGCTTATATTTCTTCTTAACTGACATCAAAAACCTATACCAGGCTTGTGCTGGTCGGTCGTAAAATGTGAAGATATCCCCATAAGCAACTGTGGCATCCTGATGATGAAGCCAATGCTTTTCTGGAGTAGTAATGCACAAGAAGTTGCAAAGGCGCTCTAGGGTCTGGGGAGTTTTCCACTCCATCACAGAAACATGCCTCCAGATAACATGAAGCTCACCCAACACTAGTCCCAAGATAGTTCCTAGAGGAGAAATCTGCCAGAAGCAACGCACAAACATCAAGTAAGGAAAGGCACCTGCGAAACCATCAAGGATTACCAGGGGGTTCTTAGTTAATACAGCATAGTGAATAAAGCTACGATTCTTACTATGGTGTACTATGGCATGGAATTTACCAAAAATGTGCTCAGGGACATGGTACACAAAAGTAGAAAGGAAATCCCCAAGTAGTAGCTGCACTAAAGCAACCAATAAAATCTTAATGATGAACACATCTAACTCCTCTTCGTCTGCGCTGATCTTAGTCAACAAAAGTTAAGGTTTGTCAAAGAATAGGTTAAACTTAAATTTATTATTTATTGAAGGTATGCTACTATAGCAATTCTCAATCATTCTTGTACAATAATCGCTCTCTTATCTAAGATTTGAAATTAAGCCAATGTTTTCAACTTATCACTTATGACTCCTGACTTCTAATTTTTATACTTCATCTAAGTTGTACCACTCCGGCACGACGCGCTATATAATTTGAATTACTGAATTAATTGATATCCCTTTGCGGTTAATAGTTAATAGTTAATTGTCCCTTAACAATTAACCAACAAGCTTCAATGATCAGTAGTCAACTGGACAGCATATCAATCTGTCTATAGATGAGCTATAATTGACACCAATATCAAGCAGGTTTTTTATTTAAAAACATACTCAATTTAAATATTTTAAAACTAGCAATAATTTCAAGCGAAATCAAGTCTATAGTGACTTATCGTTTTCCAAATTACAGCGTTTTTCACAACTATGAGGTACACAAAATTTTTTCCCTGTTCCCTATTCCCTGTTCCCTGCTCCCTGCTCCCTAAAACCCAGAGATTTGTACCTGACCGAATTTAAAACCGATGTACATTATATCCCGCAACTATCACAGTTTTTTTTACAGGACTGACGCAGTAAGCTGATGTGCATTTAAATTGGTTATTCCCAGATCCGCTGTTCCCTTTGAGTAATTTAGGTATCCCAATCTAAATGCTGAACAACTTAACCTTACTTGTAGTGGCGTGGCCAGCTTAAAATGGTCTAATAGAGAGTAATATCATGTCGGGATAATTACCCTTAATAAAAATCTCCCCATCTCCCCATCTCCCCATCTCCCCATCTCCCCATCTCCCCACCCTCCCTCTAATTATGGGTATTCAACCTGACTTGATATAAGACGAAAAAGGTTAAATGGTAAGAAGAGGAGGATAATTCTAATGCATCAAATTAATCTGGCTACCCCACTAGGAAGCCACGGGGTCGGTTCCTACTAAATAAGCGCGTTTAGCCCCCAGTTTTGGGTAAGTCCTATTTTAATGACGAATTACCAATTACCAATTACCAATTACCAATTACCAATTACCATCAATTACCATAAAAGTTCAATCTTCCATTTCAGTTGACTCAGTTTGATCGGATTGGGTGCTTTCGGCATTTATCAACGTATTATTCAATGAATTTATGTTCCGCTTTCGTTCAGAGGCACGCTTATCCAAAATTGTCTTCAACCTTGCTGAAGGCATTTCTCCATTAATATGAATCTGAATTTTCGGACCCGAACTAGCTAGACGAATAATCATCCCATCGATAACCGGCATTTGGGTAATCCGCTTCCCATCCATGTAGGTGCCATTGGCACCTAAACTGATAATTTCCCAACCATTAGGATTCCGCCGTAGTTCTACATGGTGACGGGAAACTACAGCGCTATAGAGAATAACATGATTATCGGTTGACCGGCCAATCCGAATCACTGATTCTGTTTCAAAGGGCCAACTTTGAACAGGCACAGACTGGAGAGGATGCAGTAGGGTTAGGGTAATCGCCGGTGTCACATCTTTCAAGGATTTTGTCCTCACGGCCTGATACTGTTAACTATCCCCCACCGACACGACGTGGGATTTCCTTGCTTATACAGCCAAAAAGGCTGCCAGAGTTAGTCATATCTGCTTAGATTTGCAAGGACTGACATGCACCCCAATTAAGGCACACCTATATTAATATAGAGTTTGCTGTAAACACTATGACTATAGACGACCTTAGTAGAAGGGGCAATCTAGGAGAGTGCCACCATGGTGAATTATTAATGTGAAGTACCCCAACCTGCTTGCCTGAGCTTGGGGCAACCCAAGCTCAGGTCAATCAGGGACGGTCTTATTCGTCTTTAGAGTTTCCCGCTTCATCCGCCGAAGCCTCAACCAGAGGCGCGACCCTAGGCCGCGAGGGATTGCTCGCGGCCTAGGAGGCGCGCGCGTGCCGGTTTTGGTCTTACTTAGCGTCCACAGGCAGACATCCACCTTCCGCAGACGTATAACTTTGCCAGACAAACCTTGGAATCACAGCATCTAGGCTAACCAGCCGGGGCTTGTCTCTTCCCTGAACTCCGCGCTTTACTTTGTAAACCTAATGGTCTAAGTTAACCAAATTAAGACTGTTTTTAAGGTAGCCTTTTAGTCGGTCAGGCGGGTCATCAACCAGCTCTATTTTAGTACGATTCGTCACAAGTTGTCGTCTCGCTATCCATCTCGGAGACGAAACCGTAAGAGTGGTTCGCGGCTTGAGCGTCGGCAGGTTATGCTCGATCATGGTTAAATCTTTTTTAATAGCGATGCAGCGCGGTCTTGGGGAGGCAGTGCGGTCTTGGGGAGGCAGCGCGGTCTTGGGGAGGCAGTGCGGTCTTGGGGGTTCCCCCCATGAGCAACTGCCGTGGTTTCCCCCATGAGCGACTGCCGTGGTTCCCCCCATGAGCAACTGCCGTGGTTTCCACGGGGCAAACAGCGGTGCGGACGCAGGTTCCGCACACAGACCCATGCGCCACTCGCTATTGCATCAAGACAAGGCGACCCTCTAGAAACGGTAACTTCAAACCCACCTTCTAAAAAGGTGGGGAATTTCGCGAGTTTTGTTAAAATGAAGGTCTGCAATTGCCCATAACCCCTCTGACGAAACATCCTTTATTGACACTCCCCGGCCTTGCATACACGGGGATTCCTAGATCAACGAGCCGCCTTAAACCGCCGTATTCCTATTTTTGACGCCGCCAAAAACAAGACAGTACTTAAACCAAAAACCCGTCAAGACCAAGTTCTTAGTCAACTTACGACAGACCCAGAGGGCGATTCTCACGGTAGCGTTTAGTTACTTAATAGGAAGTGCATGTGCATAGTCCGTTTCCCTTCCTTTTCACTCGGTTCCGGTGTGCCCCACCGTACCGTTTTTTTTTCTCAAAGCGTGATTTTTCTAGGTTCACACACCAATTGGTAGTTGATGTAGTGGTGTTTAAGGAGGATTTTCCCTACCCTCCGGGCATTACTACTTTAAGCTCAATAAGTTACGGGTCTCTGACCCGGCTCAGCCAAGGCCAAAGGCCACGCTACGCGAACGGTTTTTCAGCCTGTACCCTATATTCTCAGTATACTCTGGCGCTATAGAATTGTCAACCTTTTACTGAAAGATTTTTTAGGTGACTAAAGTCGCGCTTGTTTCTTCATCCCCGGTTTAAAAACACGGGGCTTTCGACTTGTACGGATCCTAGTAAACTGCCCCGATAGTAAACTGCCCCGACCTAGCTAGCGCTTTAGGTCGGGGCTTTGTCCCAGATCAATTTTGCACAACCAGCAACCGCACCCACCTAGCACCGGAAACTCAAGAACTTTGGAACAAAAATGTCACTTTATCACCTTTCCCCAAGCTAATGCGATCGCCTGTTCTTAGCCGATGCCGATTGCCTGGTGCTAGAGACGTGTGGTTGACATAAGTGCCATTGGAGCTGCCTACATCTTCTATATAGTAGGTATCCCCCTCAACTCTGATATCGGCGTGAATGCGAGAGACAATGTCTGAGTCAGGAAAACCAGAGACATCAATATCTGGGGGAATTTTATCATTGGGCTTACCCAGATGAATCACCGATATATGCTGTGGTAACTCAATTGTTGTATTGGTTTGCATATGCAGCAGTTGAGCTGAGATTACCTGCAACTGAGTTTGGGCACTACCTCTATCCGGTACAGGGTGCGGTGGCGGGTTCTCTAAGTCAGCTTCTGGTATTGACGGTGAGGGTGAGTTTTGGCGAGATTCTTCCTGAGAAAACCCTAAATTACCAACGGTAGGCAGGGGCAATGGCAGGGTTTCTAAGTCAGGATTCTGCGGTTGAAATGCTTCTGAGTTGAGGGCTGGATTAACGACCGTAGCTGGCATAGGGGTGGTAGATTCAGCATCATCAGAACTGATAGGATTGGATGCTGGATCCGGGACTTGAGTATTCATAGCCATGGGTATAGGTTCAACAAGTGGGTCTGGGGATACCAAGTCGGGTATCTCTGGGGTAGAGTTTGACCCTGATTTCTCCCCTTTCTCCATATTGGCACCCACATTCAAGTGAAATCCACACTGACCACAGAAGCTCGCGTCAGTCTGAACTGTTGCACCACAGTTAGGACAGCTGGTAGTTGAAGGTAAGGGAGTGTAGCAGGCTTCACATTGGGTAGCCCCTTCCGGATTTTGGTGATTGCAGTTAGGGCAAACAATCATAGAACTTTAATTTATTATTTTTAACAGCTATTATCTAGTTTCAGATAATGTGACGATCATACACTTACCGATCGGGCAAGTGTAGGCTTAATGCACCTCTTAAGGCTACCAGAACTCCTTTCTCCAAAGGAGACTCTGCGCGAACGACGTACTATTAGTGATAGAACTATCAATAACTGGATTCCATCATGGCGCGTTTTCTTGTCAGGAACACGTCCTGCCCCACTTGTAATAGACTTGATTGAAGTTACTGTTTCGCACTTCATCGTTAACACTTGACACTTCCGGTTGGTCAATGTTTCAAATCTTCACCTGCTGATTCATCTAGAAGCCACCAAAGTTCTCCTTGGGGCTGGATCAACCGAGCTGGATAGGTTTGTGGATCAGCTTCGGGGGCAAATATTTGAGCTAAGGCTGCTCTTTTCCCAGCACCAGCAACCAGAAACATAACGCAGTTGGCATGGTTAATCAAGCTGGAGGTAAAGGTGATTCGTGGTTGACCATCTTTTTTGCCAACTGTAACGAGTCGGTCTTTTACTTGCAGAGCCTCTGTATGAGGAAATAGGGAGGCAGTATGGCCATCATCACCAATGCCTAACAAAATTAAATCAAAGTCAGGAAACTCTCCTACTGGTATGTCAAAAAACTCATACAGTTGAGCTTGATGTTTATCCGCATCAGCAGCAGGGCTAGAGCCGTCGGTGGGCACGGGGTGAATGTTAGCGTCTGGTATATCGACTTTGTCTAACCAGGCAAGACGAGCCATCCTTTGATTACTATCCGGGTGGTCGGGACTTACATAGCGTTCATCACCCCAAAACACATGAATGTTATTCCAGGCAAGGTCAAAGGTAGCGATCGCTTCATATAAAGGCTTGGGGGTGCTACCGCCAGCAAGGGCAATCGTACACCGACCGTTAGCCTGGATTGCTCCTTCGATTTTAGTGAGGACAACATCAACAGCTCGCCTAATCAAAGCTTCTTTATCCGGTACAACTTCAACCACTTTGTTCATAAAACCTGTCTGCTGAGGAACACTACATCCACAAGACTACCGTTAATCAGCTAGTGCGTAAGCTTTACCTGATTAAGGAAGAATACCAGAAATTATCCTAACACCTTGATTAGTGGTTAATGGTTAATGGTTAATGGTTAATGGTTAATGGTTAAGGCTGGTGACGCTCACCTAAAAGGTAGAGCGCGGGACTTCCCCTCTAAAACTTAACACCAGCTAGGATGTTGGAGTTAGGATTCTCGATTGCCATAGGTTAATATGGGCAAAGCGCCATGGTTGGCCTTCGTGCTCTTCTATTTTTCCACTTGACTGAGTACTCCAAAAACTAGTAAGCCAGTAAGTTGAGGAGGCATTACTCAGTCAAGTCCCGATCGATGATTAAGTTAATCTCATAATCGCGCTTCATAGCCAATGAATACTAATTCTGTTTATTCCTCGTTTACTGCTCTGACTCTTAAGGTTGTCGGGCTGATAATGATCGTTTCCTCTCTTTTGGATTACATCATTTTGGCAATTCCCCCACAGGGAGCTAGCCTGTTAAAGCCAGAGTGGCAGTTGAACTTTGCTACCCAAGTTGTTGACCGAGGCATTATCCCTATGGTCGGCATTGGGTTTTTATTTGCTGGATATTGGATTGCTCAAAGTGCTGCTACTGCTAGCACAGAGCCAAAATCTTCGGTTCAAGATCTCCGATTTTGGGTGCTGTGTCTGTCTAGTTTTCTAGGGTTGGTCTTTCTGCTAATGGTACCCCTACATCTCAATAACCTTCGTTTGCAAAGTTCTCAGGCTCTAGAACAAATTAACCAAAGAGCCAAGACCGCCGAAGTTCAACTGGAAAACCGCACTCAGCAAGTCACTGAACTTCTCAAAAGTCCTCAGGGTATAGCCCAGGTAGAAAAGAGACTCGCCGATTTAGACGCAGCCATTAAAAGTGGTAGGATTCCAGCACAACAGCTTGATCAAGCCAAAGCTCAGGCTAACAGAGTTAGACAACAATTGCAGGCAATTAAGGAAAACCCTGATCTGCTCAATCAAGAAGTAGAGCAGAATATTAACCAAATTCGTAGTCAGAAACTTCAACTAGAGAAACGAGCCACCACTGAAGCTTTCAAACTGGGCATTAAAACTGGTCTGAGTAGCTTACTC contains:
- a CDS encoding cyclic nucleotide-binding domain-containing protein, with product MPLDKLVPKFLKKSLFQLGEVPVSLLTILQLIFLFLIAKFIIQDFKKILNYKLLNKLVNDPNKREFLSKIISYTILIVLVYIIYFIGGLDLIKSIIFKVGNTEVSIKLLIQIVLSLMIVIFLASTLKNFLKQELLPQMGIDEANQAVIATIISYAFGILGIVIVLNNNFELGSLAVIAGGLGVGIGFGLQDITKNFISGVTLLLERTIRVGDFIEFDGLSGYVKEVSMRSTIIRTREGGDVVVPNSHLVENRMLNWTFDSYKARIHIPVGVAYDSDPVLVTEVLLKSAYLEPSVLSEPTPRVLFKGFGDSSLNFELRVWVNRIDQEPFIRSSLNFIIEYNLRQQGLSIPFPQRDFWLRNPEALMGREIHSQNIETIEENIEQSNQQPFKVKTPRPLALRDLLRQVDYFKNFTELELRQLIEIGYRKRLRSSEILFHEGDPGDAFYIILAGSVEVFVERINKTLNSLQAGQFFGELSLMLGVPRTASVRALEESLLFVISNKGFKQLLQDYPDLSEIIVQELGKHQEELAERQKQMRKMGLLDAAEDDRNLLVWVRKRLKRLFGL
- a CDS encoding Crp/Fnr family transcriptional regulator; translation: MLLGWALPDTSFRIGLAALDTYQAQALSEVHLKWFSMIELEASPHLSHTLFNQLGHRIQQTEALLAIAGLRRVEDRLQQLLFLLKQEMGEPVPEGTRLSVRMTHQNLANAIGTSRVTVTKTLGELHNRGVITFDRDRHIIVKHGIICNNL
- a CDS encoding sterol desaturase family protein, producing the protein MTKISADEEELDVFIIKILLVALVQLLLGDFLSTFVYHVPEHIFGKFHAIVHHSKNRSFIHYAVLTKNPLVILDGFAGAFPYLMFVRCFWQISPLGTILGLVLGELHVIWRHVSVMEWKTPQTLERLCNFLCITTPEKHWLHHQDATVAYGDIFTFYDRPAQAWYRFLMSVKKKYKLSREKSS
- a CDS encoding FHA domain-containing protein; this encodes MRTKSLKDVTPAITLTLLHPLQSVPVQSWPFETESVIRIGRSTDNHVILYSAVVSRHHVELRRNPNGWEIISLGANGTYMDGKRITQMPVIDGMIIRLASSGPKIQIHINGEMPSARLKTILDKRASERKRNINSLNNTLINAESTQSDQTESTEMED
- a CDS encoding FHA domain-containing protein, which codes for MIVCPNCNHQNPEGATQCEACYTPLPSTTSCPNCGATVQTDASFCGQCGFHLNVGANMEKGEKSGSNSTPEIPDLVSPDPLVEPIPMAMNTQVPDPASNPISSDDAESTTPMPATVVNPALNSEAFQPQNPDLETLPLPLPTVGNLGFSQEESRQNSPSPSIPEADLENPPPHPVPDRGSAQTQLQVISAQLLHMQTNTTIELPQHISVIHLGKPNDKIPPDIDVSGFPDSDIVSRIHADIRVEGDTYYIEDVGSSNGTYVNHTSLAPGNRHRLRTGDRISLGKGDKVTFLFQSS
- the pgl gene encoding 6-phosphogluconolactonase codes for the protein MNKVVEVVPDKEALIRRAVDVVLTKIEGAIQANGRCTIALAGGSTPKPLYEAIATFDLAWNNIHVFWGDERYVSPDHPDSNQRMARLAWLDKVDIPDANIHPVPTDGSSPAADADKHQAQLYEFFDIPVGEFPDFDLILLGIGDDGHTASLFPHTEALQVKDRLVTVGKKDGQPRITFTSSLINHANCVMFLVAGAGKRAALAQIFAPEADPQTYPARLIQPQGELWWLLDESAGEDLKH
- a CDS encoding HpsJ family protein, which gives rise to MNTNSVYSSFTALTLKVVGLIMIVSSLLDYIILAIPPQGASLLKPEWQLNFATQVVDRGIIPMVGIGFLFAGYWIAQSAATASTEPKSSVQDLRFWVLCLSSFLGLVFLLMVPLHLNNLRLQSSQALEQINQRAKTAEVQLENRTQQVTELLKSPQGIAQVEKRLADLDAAIKSGRIPAQQLDQAKAQANRVRQQLQAIKENPDLLNQEVEQNINQIRSQKLQLEKRATTEAFKLGIKTGLSSLLLAIGYIAIGWTGLRGLGSTPVTRRGQA